CCGTTCACGTGCCATGGCATAGCAGGAGTTGAAATCCTCACCTGCGGTTATGAAGGTGATCTGGATCTTCTCAATAAGAGCCAGTTCGCTCCGGTAAAGCCTTTCAATTGCTTTACCAATGTAAACGAAACTATCAAGTCCTTTCGCATAGGATTTTTTCCCGATTCTAATCCAGATATCATATCGCTGGTTGAGATGCATGACACCCTGGATGTAGTTCATGTACTCGTGAATCCGGCGTTCAAGGACTCCTTCAAGATCCTCTTCAAGCTTCGATCCTGCTACCTCGACAAGGATACCAAACCTGGCATGAGATCCCGGAGGGATATCTTTGAGATCAGGCCCGATGACTGATATTTTACCGTCTTCGATTGCATCGGGGTTTCTGACCAGCACAATCTCAAACTTCTGGTCGACCTTTGGACCTCCAAGCTCGACCTGCATGTCCTCTTTTCTGATCCTCTCTCCTTCAAAGACCAGCCCAACTTCTACCGGAATGTCTTCAAACATGCTTTTCCCCATTTTCAAGTAAAACTGCGGCTGCCTGCAGTTGTTTTTTCCATGGATCTACTGCAATATTCCCAAATGACCAGGTTGCATGCGGTTGATATTTTCTATTCAGATTTATTGTATTTAGGTGTGGTGCCGAGTTTCGAAGTCCGGACAGAATTGTCCAGCAGAATGAATAGGGAATTGCAGCAAACAGCACAAGATCATACTGACCCAGATTATCAAACCCTTTCCACTCCGGGTCTCTGAGTCGATCGGCTATCTCCATCCCTCCCATAATAGCTTCTATACTGATTCCATGACTGATAAGTCCCTTTACTGCAGGAGATGTTCCCAGTACCGGGATGTGCCTGACACGTGAAACAGTACTTATAAATCCGGTTAATGATTCACAATCCGGACTTGTTGCTGCAATTTCGTGTCCGATGATGAATATTGGCCGTTTCACCCGATTTAGAAGTGCAACAATGACTTCGGGTTTCCCGATAACTGATGCATGGGATGTTCCTCCCATCTCTGCCCGTATCCAAGAATCATCCCCTGCCATTTTTGTTACTCCTTTGCATCCCGTATTTGTGATTTTAGCATGGTTGGATTTGGTATCGGTTGTTCGTTGTATCCTTTCTGCTCAAGGATGGGAAGGATCTGCTCTTTCATCGTGATTGGGATATCAGCCTGTGACCTGACAAAGAGGTTGAGGTCATCAGGCATCTGGTCATAAAGGCGCCTGTACAGATCAACGTAATTGGTAAGTTTCATTGATCTTCCCCGGGAAGTGTCATTTGGTCGCATGCAGAGTTTTGCAGCAAGCGTCATTGCCTCTTCCGGAGTTTCTGCAGCAATAAAGAGGTGTTCAGGTACAGGGCCTACCTGTACCTTCTCACCGGTCCGGGAATCATACACAAACCAGTCTTCTGGTTTATCCTTCCTCCCAAGAAGCATACGTCTGTACTTCGATCCATGAGGGCCTACGATGACCGGAATGCCAAGTCGCCAGAATCCAGCTGCAATTGCTGCTGCTTTCTGGGACATTGCTCCCCAGGCTATTCCAACAGCCCCGACACGGTTATACACGTAATCTGCAATCTCTTCGTAATTGCCCCGGAGACTCCGTTTTGCAAATATACTTGCAATCTTAATGGTTGCACCGGCAATATGAGCATTTGAGACACAGGATCCAACGTTCACGATTCCTCCGGCATCGAACCGGCCATGAAACTCTTCGTATGGTGTCTGTCCGTCTTCATTGCGGTACATCCCGATAGCCATTGCCGAGCAGCCTGAAGTGACAACGATATATCGCCGCCGGGCAAACTCCCGTGCCATATCAGCGACTTCTTTAGCCCCGTTCCCGTAATTTGCGCAACCGATAAAAGCCACAACGCCCGGGATCTCACCGAGAACTATCGGGCCTCCAACCTCCCTGATCTCGATATCCTGGATTGCACCACGGCCTGCCCTTACATTAAACCGTTCGGCACAAATCTGGGTTTCAGCAGCAGAGAGTATTGCACTATGGACCGGAATTTCCTTGGAACAGACATCTTCGCATTTCCCGCAACCGATACAGGAATCATAGAGAGAGGCTAGTGCAGATAAATCTCCATCTCCTGCCTGTTGAACTGCGATAGCAAGGGGCATCGAAGCCGGGCATACTCGTGAACACTCCTGGCATCCTTTACACCGTTTTGCCAGTTCAAAAAGATCTTCTATTGGTGGAATAGCCCTGAAATTTCTTCCTTTCTCTTTTACTGCTATAGCAGTCCGGACTGCCACTTCACCAACCTTTTCTGGATCAAGAATAAGAACCCCTGGTGTCTTACCGCTGAGAAGGTCTTCAATAATCGCCTCAGGTTCATCCCCTGTCCGGTCTGGAAGGCCAGAGCAGTTCATGGAACTGGTTGCGATGAGTGGTGCATAAATCTGTTGTGCTTCAATGAGCAGATCAGCCCTGACACATTGTTCATCTACTACAATCACATCCGGAACACCGCTTCTGATATAGCGGAGTTGCCATGATATCGGCCCGATGATCTTTGCGTTTGGATCATACCGGGTCAGGTCCACCGCAGTACAGCATATCCCGGTGATCTCAATTGTTCCGCTTAAATTCTGCTCTCTGGCATAGTCGATAATTTCGATTGCTGGAGGAACATTGTGCCCTACAACAAGGATAACCGGTTTTTCAGCGTCAACGGTTCCAAGTCCAAGTTCAATGAGTGATGCATCAGGGTCTGCTTTCGGGAATGAGAATGCTGATATCTGGGCAATATCTGCAACCTCGAGACCAACATGATCCATGGTCCCGGCATGGAAGACTTTGGACTCAAAGTCTATAGCATCACCTTCCTGGCCGGTATGTGCAGCTGCAAGGAGTTCGGTGGTCTGGCGTTCGCAGTAATCGAGAACGATCTCAAGATCTCCGAGTGTGGTTGGTTTGATTCCACAGACTAGCCTGATGATTGGTGCTTCAGTCTCGATAGAATTTCCACCAATATCAAGGAGATGGCGTCTGCCATATGTTTTGATAAGATGCGTTACGAGATGACGGGCATGACTAATATGGGTTGCAGCGCCAATACAGGCTGCAAGTAGTACGATTCTGGATTGTTGTGCTTCCATCCCAATACCGCAGGCACCCTTTTTTCCTCCTGACAGGTCGCACTTTCCGTATGTACAAAGGCAACATAGGTCACAGAATGGGAGATATAAGGGTTTATACCGGGAAAGAAGCATCCGATCCCAGTTCCTGAGATCAGTGTGCGAAGGCATTGGTGTTGGCCCTTCATCCTCATCCCACTGGTCACCACGCAATGATCCTATGGAAACCTTAAGGTTCTTTAGTGATGCAGCGCTGGACTTCAGGTCATCCAAGGTAAGTGTAACGTTTTTCCTGTTCACAGTCATCGGCTAGTATATTCTGACTGTACATTAGGAGGACAGGAGTTAATTAGCGTATACCCTCTTGGGAGGATATGGTAATTTCTGCTATGAGAAATGATCGGAAAACTTGTGAAAACTTCAAAAAAGGGATTATTAGGGTTTCAGAGTTTATACTCTGAATCCGGAGTTGTAGGTGAAGGCCTTCTGCAGGGTCTTGATTCCACCGGTTACTTCGGTGTTGTCTTTCCAGCTGTTGGTTGCAGAGGTCTTGTTCCAGGTTGCTGCACCATCTGATGTTGTTCCATCACGTGCATAGTTGCTGTCGCCACCGTCACGGGCTTCCATAATGCTGCCTGCGAAGACGGTCTTAACAGTACCCTCTGCAAAGCCGCTTCCTGAGTTTGCATCAGGGGTAACTGCAATCTGGTAGTTCAGGCCTGCTGGTACATCTGCGGTCTCAGCGACTGCACGGATCTGTCCCTTGGTTGAAACCTGAGCGCTGTTAACATTGACGAGGCTGCTCTTTGCAGAGACAATGTTACAGAATGCTGGCAGGATGCTTCCATTCAGGGTTGAGAAGACACAACGGATGTTGTTATCTGCATTTGCGTAGTTACCTGCAACTGAGAGAGTGTACTCTTCCTCACCAACAAGGTGTGCACCTTCGGTGCTGGCGTAGGTCAGAACCTTCTGTGACTCAATGTTGTAGAGACCAGATCCCTGGTTCTTTGAGTTGAAGTCGAAGTTCTTGTTCTCTGCGAGCTTA
This Methanospirillum lacunae DNA region includes the following protein-coding sequences:
- a CDS encoding carbon monoxide dehydrogenase beta subunit family protein, encoding MAGDDSWIRAEMGGTSHASVIGKPEVIVALLNRVKRPIFIIGHEIAATSPDCESLTGFISTVSRVRHIPVLGTSPAVKGLISHGISIEAIMGGMEIADRLRDPEWKGFDNLGQYDLVLFAAIPYSFCWTILSGLRNSAPHLNTINLNRKYQPHATWSFGNIAVDPWKKQLQAAAVLLENGEKHV
- the cdhA gene encoding CO dehydrogenase/acetyl-CoA synthase complex subunit alpha, which encodes MTVNRKNVTLTLDDLKSSAASLKNLKVSIGSLRGDQWDEDEGPTPMPSHTDLRNWDRMLLSRYKPLYLPFCDLCCLCTYGKCDLSGGKKGACGIGMEAQQSRIVLLAACIGAATHISHARHLVTHLIKTYGRRHLLDIGGNSIETEAPIIRLVCGIKPTTLGDLEIVLDYCERQTTELLAAAHTGQEGDAIDFESKVFHAGTMDHVGLEVADIAQISAFSFPKADPDASLIELGLGTVDAEKPVILVVGHNVPPAIEIIDYAREQNLSGTIEITGICCTAVDLTRYDPNAKIIGPISWQLRYIRSGVPDVIVVDEQCVRADLLIEAQQIYAPLIATSSMNCSGLPDRTGDEPEAIIEDLLSGKTPGVLILDPEKVGEVAVRTAIAVKEKGRNFRAIPPIEDLFELAKRCKGCQECSRVCPASMPLAIAVQQAGDGDLSALASLYDSCIGCGKCEDVCSKEIPVHSAILSAAETQICAERFNVRAGRGAIQDIEIREVGGPIVLGEIPGVVAFIGCANYGNGAKEVADMAREFARRRYIVVTSGCSAMAIGMYRNEDGQTPYEEFHGRFDAGGIVNVGSCVSNAHIAGATIKIASIFAKRSLRGNYEEIADYVYNRVGAVGIAWGAMSQKAAAIAAGFWRLGIPVIVGPHGSKYRRMLLGRKDKPEDWFVYDSRTGEKVQVGPVPEHLFIAAETPEEAMTLAAKLCMRPNDTSRGRSMKLTNYVDLYRRLYDQMPDDLNLFVRSQADIPITMKEQILPILEQKGYNEQPIPNPTMLKSQIRDAKE